Within Synechococcus sp. NB0720_010, the genomic segment TTTTTTCTCTGCTGGACTGCTCGGAGCGGCTGGGGCTGGGCGGCTGGCGGCCTGCCGCTCGAGATAACTGCTGTAGTTCCCTTCAAAGCGCTGGAGTTGGCCGTCCTCGAAGCTGAACAGCCGATCGACGGTGCGGTCGAGGAAGTAGCGGTCGTGGGAGACCACGACGACACAACCGCGGAAGTCCTCGAGGAAATCCTCGAGCACCGTCAGGGTCTGGACGTCGAGGTCGTTCGTCGGCTCATCGAGCAGCAGGACGTTGGGCGCCTCAATCAGGAGGCGGCAGAGGTGCAGTCGCCGCCGCTCCCCGCCGGAGAGCTTGCTGACGGGCTGGTGTTGCTGCGCCGGAGGAAACAGAAATCGCTCCAGCAGCTGGGAGGCACTGAGGGTGGAACCCTCGATCTCGACAGTGCTGGCGGCCTCTTTGACGATGTCGATCACCTTGCGCTCCCGGCCGGCGGCATCGGTCTGATCGAGCACGGTGTGGCTGTGCTGGTCGAAGTAGGCGAGCTTCACGGTTGATCCCAGCTCAACCCGTCCGCCCTGGGGGATGCGTCGACCGGCAATCAGATCCAGCAGGGTTGATTTGCCGGAGCCATTCGGCCCGATGATCCCGATCCGATCCTCCGGGCTGAAGTCGTAGCTGAAGTCGCGCAACAGCGGTGTCTGGCCGCTGTTTTGGGCCTCCTCGCTGGCCCAGACCAGCACCGCCTCGGCTTCGATCGCTCGCTTTCCGAGCCGCCGCTGGTTGCTGGTCAGGCTCAGGTCCCCTCTCCCCTGGCGCTTGGGGGCCTCCTGCATGGCCTCGATCCGCTGGATGCGCGCCTTTTGTTTGGTGCTGCGCGCTTGGGGGCCCCGCTTGAGCCACTCCAGCTCACGCCGCAGCACTCCCTTGAATTTGGCTTCGCTGGCGGCAGCCGCTGCCTCCTCTTCGGCTTTTCGGGCGAGGTAATAGGCATAGTTCCCGCTGTAATTGCGGGCCTCGCCGCGGTCCACCTCCACGATTCGGTTGGTGACCTGATCGAGGACGTAGCGGTCGTGGGTGATCAGCACCAGGGACCCGCTGAAACGCTGCAGATAGCCCTGGAGCCACTGGATGCAGTCGGCATCGAGATGGTTGGTGGGCTCGTCCAGCAGCAGGACATCCGGGTCGGCCACGAGGGCGGCCGCCAGGGCTAGGCGCTTGCGGTAGCCGCCGGAGAGATCCCCGACCCGGCGTTGGGTGTCGCCGATGCCCAGTCGCTGCAGAACTTCGCGGATTTGCTGCTCCAAGCCCCAGGCTTGGCTTTGGTCCATCCGTCCATTGAGTTGGCCCAGCTCCGCCAGCAGGGCGGCATCGTCGTCGCCTCGCTCATGGGCCGCGGCGAGGGCCTCGCTGACCTCGGTGTATCGGCGCAGCAGCTGCATCTTCTCGCCGCTCTCAGCAAAGACCTGCTCGAGCACGGTCCGCTGCGGATCCATCTCCGGCTCCTGGCTCACCAGGACGATGCGGGCCTGGGGCAGGACCCGGCGGTTGCCACTCCCAGTGGGCTCGAGTCCCGCCAGAACTCGCATCAAGGTGGACTTCCCGGCGCCGTTGGGTCCGATTAGCCCCAGGCGCTCGCGTTCACCGATGTGCAGGGTCAGCCCGTCGAAGAGGGTGCGGATGCCGAAGTCCTTGCGGACATCCACCAGGCTGATCAGGCTCACAAGTTGGGGGGCTGTCGCTGCGCTTCCAGATAAGCAAACACGCTCTTATCGCCCACGTCGGCCGCGGCATCCATCGGGAATTTCCGCAGGGTCAGCACCAGCAGGAGCGCCGCCTCGATGGCCAGCAGGGTCGCCGTGGCTTCTGCGCTGAGCAGATGGCTGAGGCGTCCGAGCAGCGCCAGAGGCAGCAGCAGAGTCACGCCAATGGCCTCGGGGCGGCGGAAGCAGAAAAACTCCTTGAAGCCGATCCCCGCTAGGGCGGCGAAGAAGGGACCCACGGCCCAGATCCAGCGGCTGTCTGTGCTGAGTGCGCCGGCCATTCCTTGGGGACCGGCGCTGATCAGCAGGGCGAGGAAGCCCAGGCATCCCGCCAGCCAGAACCATTGCAGGGCCCGGTGCAGGGGGCGCAGATAGATGTGAATCCAACGCAGGGCCAGGCCAACCCCTGCGGCCAAAGGCAGTAGCCAGGGCCAGATCCACGCTCCACCGAGCTGCTGCCATTGGATCAGCAGTGCGGCCTGGGCCACTGCCGCCGTGAAGAGGGCCAGCCGGTACCCCAGGACCTCGCGCCGGTCCGTGTCCGTGATGCTGTAGGTGCCATAGACACCTTCAAAGACCGGATCGGCGGCGGCGCTCATGCTGAGACGGTTCCTGACACCAGTGTGGCCAGAGCGGGGCCCGCGGGCACGATCCCCGAAGGATGGAGGGGAAACAGGGCGCCGAAGTAGTCCTTGCGCCAGGCCTGATCGCAGCAGGTTTCGGCCACGCCAGGTAGCGCGAAGAAGCGCTGTCTCCAGGCCCAGAGCCCAGGGAGTTGCCAGAGCGGCTGACGGCTGACCCCGAACAGGGGGGCGTAGACCAACTCCAGACGAATCAAGGTGGGGAAGAGCTGAACATCAGCCAGGCTTGGTCTCTCTCCGCAGAGCCAGGGCGAGGTGCCGGCGTCAGCCAGGACCGATTCCGCTTCGCTCAAGGTCTCAAAGAGCGCTGATTCGGCCCGGTCATAGGCCGCTTGGTTGCGGGCAAATCCGCAGCGATAGACCCCGTCATTGACGCTGTATTGCAGGCGCTCGCGCCAGTGCGCGATGGCCTGAGCCTGGTTGGCGGGTTCCAGGTCGAGGGCGTCCTGCGCTGCTGGCCAGCTGTTCAGCAGTTCCATCAGGCGAGCGCTTTCGCCCACCACCACGCCTCCTGAGCGGCTGTCCACCAGGACCGGAACGGTGGCCCGCTGGTTGGGGTCTGCCCCAGCGGCTCGGTAGAGCTCCTGCAGGGTCTGGCAGCCACGGAAGGGCTCGCTGAAGCGCCAGCGGCCTGCCTTGGGATCGGGCTCCACCACCAGCAGCTCAATGCTCTGGTGCAGTTGTCGCAGCTGCCAGACGAGCCAAGCCCGGTGGGCCCAGGGGCAGCTCCGTCCCACGATCAGCACATGGGCCCCCGCCTCACCGGCCGATGGGGGCAGCGCTGGTTTGGCGACAAAGGCTCCGGCGGGGCGGGTGTAGTTCCCCTCGGCATCGGCGGGTCCAAGGCCCCCCATCAGTTGCTGCCACTGCCACTGCCAGCCGTTGCGGGCGGCTGTCACCACGGCAGGGGGGATGGCCATGGACGTTCAGAAGACTTCTGCCAGGCTGACTCAGCTGCGGGCTGGAGCAAAGGGTATGGGGCGGGCTCAGGTGTTGGTTGTGGCGGGGACCCACGGCAATGAGCGCAACGCTCCGGCCTTGCTCGAGCGTTGGCGCAGGGAGCCCCGGGACCTCGATTGCGCTGGGCTGCCTGTGCAGCTGGTCCTCGGTAATCCGGCGGCCCATGCGGCCAATCGCCGTTACATGGATCGCGATCTCAACCGCTGTTTTGCCCCCGAGCTGCTGGCCGATCTCACCCAGCAGCCCTTGGAGCTGCAGCGTGCCAGGGAGCTGCTGGCCCAGTTCGCCCCGACGGGCGCGAATCCCTGTGCGGTCGCGATTGACCTGCACAGCACCACCAGCGGCATGGGCAATTCACTGGTGGTCTATGGACGGCGTCCCGCCGATCTCGCCCTGGCGGCTGGTGTTCAGGCTCGGCTGGGGCTACCGATCTATCTGCACGAGGCCGATGCTGCCCAGACGGGTTTTTTGGTGGAGCGTTGGCCCTGCGGCCTGGTGATCGAGGTGGGGCCTGTGGCCCAAGGGCTACTCAGTGCGCCAATCCTGCGTCAAACCCAGCTAGCGCTCGAGGCGGTCTTCGCGGTCTTGGCCGAGGCGGCCGCCGGGGAGCTGCGCCTGCCCGCGGGCCTTCAGCTCTATCGCCATTGCGGCAGTGTCGATTTGCCCCGGGACTCGGCCGGCGAGGCCATCGCCTGTGTGCACCCGGCCCTCGAACGTCAGGACTGGAGGCCGCTGCAGGTCGGGCAGGCCCTCTTTTGGCAGCCCGGCGGCCAGGACTGCCCGGCTGAATGGCGCTTCGACCCGCAGACCCTGGGTTTTCCTGCCGAGGCCCACTGGCCTGTCTTTATTAATGAGGCGGCTTACGGCGAGAAGGGCATCGCCTTCAGCCTCTGTCGCCGGGAACGTTGGGCGAGCGAGGGGGCCTGGCTTGAGGCCCTGCAGGCCCTGATGGCGGCCTAGCCGCAGGCCCAGGTGCCCTGCTCCTTGGTGCAGGGCAGATCGCTGGTGCTGCCGTCTGCCCAGTAGATCCTGAGGCGGTCATCGGCGCTGTCGGTGCGGAAGGTCAAGGACTTGACCGGCCCGGCCGGGGCCTTGCCGGTGGGATCACTGGTATCCACCCCTCCAGGGTTGGCTTGCCGTTGCTCCAGCTGCTGAAGGCGCAGTTCCAGCCGATTCAGGCGTTCGATCTGCGCTTCGTTATCGCGGCGTTCCCCTCCTTGGCAGCCCGCTAGCAGGAGACCGGCAGCAAGCAGCAGCAGGGGAAGACGCATGGCGCTGAAGGCGTGACAGGCGACTCCTAGCAGCGGTTTTGGGGCTTGGCTACCTGCAGTCATGGAGGCGTTGCGCAAGATCGCTTTACAAAGCGCGCAAACTTCCTTTACATTCCCCGGGGCAACCCGTTTGGGTCGCCCTAACTACCGCTCTGACGGCTTGCCGTTGAGCCTTTCTTTCCCGTACTCATGACGACCACCCTCCAGCAGCGCCAAGGCGCTTCTGCGTGGAACCAGTTCTGCGAGTGGGTCACCAGCACCGACAACCGCCTCTATGTGGGTTGGTTCGGCGTTCTGATGATTCCCTGCCTGCTGGCCGCCACCATCTGCTTCATCGTTGCGTTCATCGCAGCACCCCCCGTCGACATCGACGGCATCCGTGAGCCTGTTGCTGGCTCCCTGATCTACGGAAACAACATCATCTCTGGTGCTGTTATCCCCTCCAGCAACGCCATCGGCCTGCACTTCTATCCCATCTGGGAAGCCGCCAGCCTCGACGAGTGGCTGTACAACGGTGGTCCTTTCCAGCTGGTTGTTTTCCACTTCCTCATCGGCATCTACGCCTACATGGGTCGTGAGTGGGAACTCTCCTACCGCCTCGGCATGCGCCCCTGGATCTGCGTTGCTTACAGCGCACCCGTGGCTGCTGCTTCCGCTGTGTTCCTGGTGTATCCCTTCGGTCAGGGCTCCTTCTCGGACGCCATGCCCCTCGGCATCTCCGGCACCTTCAACTACATGCTGGTGTTCCAGGCTGAGCACAACATCCTGATGCACCCCTTCCACATGCTTGGTGTGGCTGGTGTCTTCGGTGGTTCCCTGTTCTCCGCCATGCACGGCTCCCTGGTGACCTCCTCCCTGGTGCGTGAAACCACCGAGAGCGAGTCCCAGAACTACGGCTACAAGTTCGGCCAAGAGGAAGAGACCTACAACATCGTGGCTGCCCACGGTTACTTCGGTCGCCTGATCTTCCAATACGCCTCCTTCAACAACAGCCGCAGCCTTCACTTCTTCCTGGCTGCCTGGCCCGTCGTTGGCATCTGGTTCACCGCCCTGGGCGTCAGCACCATGGCCTTCAACCTGAACGGCTTCAACTTCAACCAGTCGATCCTGGATTCCCAGGGTCGTGTGCTGAACACCTGGGCTGACGTGCTCAACCGCGCCAACCTCGGTATGGAAGTGATGCACGAGCGCAACGCTCACAACTTCCCCCTCGACCTGGCTGCTGCTGAGTCCACCCCCGTGGCTCTGACCGCACCTGCCATCGGCTGAGGTTGATCCTCAAACCAAAAGGTTCAATCTCGGTTGAACCAGAAGCCCCCTCGCAAGAGGGGGCTTTTTGTTGGGGGGACGCAGATTCCCGAAAAAAAACGAACGCAGGGGCTGTGGTGCAGCGTTGTGGTCATGGTGTGCGAATCAGCCTTCGGACCGTCGGATGACGACATCGGCACGCCATTCCCATCCCCACGCACCGCAGACCTCTAACCGCAGAACACCAGGCCGCTCAGTGGAGCCGGCGCCGCGCTCCAAGGCTCTGACGGGTGCTCAGTTTCTGGTCAAGGCGCTGGAAGCCCATGGCGTCACCCATGTGTTTGGCATCCCCGGGGCCAAGGTCGACAGCGTTTTCACGGCCCTGCTGGATTCGCCCATCGAGCTGGTGCTCTGCCGGCATGAGCAGAACGCGGCATTCATGGCTCAAGCCTTTGGCCGCCTGACCGGCCGCATCGGCGTCTGCCTGGCCACCTCCGGCCCTGGCGTGACCAACCTGGTGACGGGCCTGGCAACGGCGACCACCGAAGGCGATCCCGTGTTGGCGATCGGTGGTGAGGTGCCCCTGGACGATCGCTTTAAGCAGACCCATCAGTCGCTTGATGCCATCGGCCTGATGCAGCCGGTGACGCGCTTTGCCCAGTCCGCCCTCTCGATTCACGACCTACCGGAGGTCCTGGGCAATGCCATTCGGGCGGCTGAGCAGGGCCGGCCGGGGGCAGCCTTTCTGGGGCTGCCCAAGGACGTTGGCTTGGCTGAGATCGAGGCCGACCCATCGGCGGGCTGGGGTGAGCCGATCCTTCAGGGGCCCTGCCATCCCCAGGCCCTGAGCCGGGCCGCGGAGTTGATGGCAACCCTGGAGCGGCCCCTGCTCCTTCTGGGGATGCAGGCTTCAGATCCAGATCTCAGCGAAGCGCTCCAGGCCTATGTGCGCCGCAGCGGACTGCCCTACTGCGCCACCTTCCAAGGGCCCGGGCGCTGGGTCGCGCCGGAGCAGTACGTGGGGCGGTTGGGACTCTTCCGCAACCAACCGGCGGATGCCCTGCTGAGCGCGGCCGATGGTGTCATCTGCCTCGGCTTTGATCCGGTCGAATACGACCCCAGCCTTTGGAATAGCGATCAATCCCGCACCCTGATCAATGTCGATGTAAAGGCTGCGGACCAGGACCAAGCCTTCCTGCCCCAGGTGGAGTTGATCGGGGATCTGCAGCAGACCTTGATTGCCATGGCCACCCTGCCGCCACTGACGATCGCCCCTGATTTCCGTCAGCAGCAGCAGGCCCTCGCCGCTGAATTACGGGCGACGGCCGCCGAGGGTGCCTCCATGGGTGGAGCTGCTCCTGTTCATCCGTTGCGCCTGGTGCACGAGATCAGTTCGGTGATCACCAAGGACACCACGCTCTGCCTGGATGTCGGCTCCCACTACATCTGGATGAACCGCTATGCCCAGGCTGAGCGAGCTCGCCAGGTGCTGGTGAGCAATGGTCAGCAGACCCTGGGCGTGGCCCTGCCGTGGGCCATTGCCGCTGGGATGGTGCGCCCCGGCTGTCCCGTGGTCTCCGTCTCAGGGGACGGGGGCTTTTTGTTCACGGCGACGGAGCTGGAGACGGCGGTGCGGATGGGCAGCCGCTTCGTGCACGTGATTTGGAACAGCCACTCGTACAACATGGTGGAGTTCCAGGAGCAGGCCCACTACGGACGGGTCTCGGGGATCCAGCTTGGCGACTACGACGTCGTCAAGTTCGCCGAGGCCTTTGGCGCGAAGGGCTACTCGATCCAGAACGCCGAGGACCTCGGACCCGTCCTGCGGGAGGCCCTGCAGCAGCCGGTACCGGTTCTGATCAATGTTCCGGTGGACTACTCCGAGAACATCCGGTTGATGCAGAACGTGCACCAGCAGTTCATCCACTGAGGTTCCGATGAGCACGCAGCATGCGAGCGGTCACCACCTGAACGTCTCCGTTGGGGATGGTCTCTGGGACGCGCTGCACGCCTTGGCTGAACGCACGGGCGACAGCGTCAGCCATCTGGTTCGCCGCTCCCTGGCGGAAACCCTAGATCTTGACCACCACACGATCTATCAGGTCTCCACCTCTGGCGCCCTGGTGCAGGGGGTCTATCAGGGTTGCGTGCGCGTGGCGGACATCAAGCGCCATGGAGACTTCGGCCTGGGCACCTTCGATGGCCTCGATGGTGAGGGGATCATGCTCGATGGCACCTGCTGGCAGGCCCGCAGTGATGGGTCGGTGCATGTCGCCCCGGACACGGCCCTGGCTCCCTTTTGGGCGACGACCTTCTTTGCGGCTGACACCACCACGACGCTGCCGTCCGTCAGCAGTTGGGACGACCTCACCACTCAGCTCGATGGCCTAAGGCGCAGCGACAATCTTTTCTGCGCCATCCGTATTACCGGCACGTTCGAGAGGATCCACTACCGCGTGGCCTGCAAGAGCGCCCATGGCACTGACCTGGTGAGCGCGACCAGTCACCAGGCGGAGTTCAGCCAGAGCGGTTTGCGCGGAAGCCTGGTGGGGTTCTGGACCCCCAGCTATGCCCGCACGATCAATGTGCCCGGCTATCACCTGCACCTGCTGAGCGATGACCACAACCATGGCGGTCACATCCTCGACGTCCAGGCCAAAGATCTGACGGTGCAGGTGCACATGGACAACCACGTGCATTTGGCCTTGCCGGAAACGCCGGCCTTCCTGGAGGCGGATCTACAGGGGGATCCCGCCGAGGCTTTGGCCCGAGCTGAGAGCAAACACAGCTGATCCCTGAGCCAGGGTTGCGCTGAGGGCCGTGTCCACGCTCAAGGTCCGCTCCCCTAGATGCACGGGGCGGGCACCATTGGCCTGGGCGAGCTCGATCTCAAAAGGGACAAAGCCGCCCTCGGGCCCGATCATTACCAGAGCGGGTTGGCCGGCGTGCTGAGCCAAGGGCTCCTCGGCCCCCATCTCCGTGATCAGGCAGAGCCGTCCGACGCAGAGCCCTGGGAGCTCGTCTTCGATGAAGGGCCGGAAGCGTTGGTGCAGATGCACCTGCGGGGCGATGGTGTCTCGGGAGCGCTCCATGCCCGCGAGCAGGGCGGCCTCGACGTTGCTGGCTTGCAGCAGCGGGCTTTGCCAGTAGCTCTTCTCGACCCGCGCACTGTTGATCAGGTGCAGATGGCTGATCCCAAATTCGGCGCATTGCCGCAGGATCCGGCGCAGCATCTTGGGTCTCGGTAGGGCCAGCACCAAATCGAAGGGATGGCGCTTGGGTGGCGGTTCGCTGAGGACGGCTCTGAGCACCACGCCACTGGAGTCCAGGGACTCAATCAGCCCCTGACCGCAGGCACCTCCGATGAGCCCGAGCCGCAGGGTCTCGCCCACGCTCGACTTGAGCAAATTGCGGATGTGGCGCGCCCGCTCGTCATTCAGCAGCACGCGCTGCTCGTCGATCCAGTCTTCTGGCCTCAGCAGGACGATGTTCATCGCTGTTCAGCAGCCGATGTCTTCTGCCCAGAGCTCAGGCTTCTGCTGCTGCATGGTTTGCATCAGCTCTTCGCAGCGTGGATCGTCCAGGCAGGTGACTTCGATTCCAGCCTCCTTGAGCCAGGTCTCGGCCCCTTGAAAGGTCTTTCGCTCTCCGATGACCACCCGCCGGAATCCCAGCAGAACGGCCGTTCCGGCGCACATCGGACAGGGAGAGAGGGTGGTGACCAGGGTCAGCTCACGCCAGTCGCGGCGCCGCCCGGCGTTGCGGATGCACTGGGTTTCACCATGGCTGGTGGGATCCCCGTTCTGGACCCGTTGGTTGTGTCCACGGGCGACGATCGTTCCATCCTCTTGGGCCAGGACGGCACCGATGGGAATTCCCCCTTCGCTCCAGCCCTGTTCGGCTTCGGCCCGGGCCGCATCGACCAGACGTTGCATCGTGCTGCGATCGATCGCACCTCCGTGCCGTTGGCCCAAGCATGGCAGGCATGACGCAAGACAACCTCGGTCCGTGGGATCCAGAACGCCACAGCGTGGCTGAGATCGTTGCGGCCCTTGATCTTCAACCTCACCCCGAGGGGGGGTGGTATCGAGAGACCTTCCGCAGCGCGCTCAAGGTGCGCCGCGCCGATGGGGTGCAGCGCGACGCCCTGACCCAGATCCTGTTTCTGTTGGGCCCCGGGGAGATCAGTCGCTGGCATCGGGTGAACCACGCCGATGAGAGTTGGTGCTGCCTAGCGGGGGATCCCTTGGCGTTGCTGCTGGTGATGGATGGGCAGCTGCAGGAGCACTGTCTTCTGCCGGGTTCAGCAGAAACGGTCGTGGTGCCAGCGGGTGTCTGGCAGGCCGCTCGGGCTTCAGGGCGTTGGAGCCTGATGGTGTGTGCGGTCGCTCCTGGTTTTGACTTTGACGACTTTCAAATGCTCAGCGAACTTTCAGAAGCTGAACATCCACCAGCTGCCCTGGTCGAGTATCGATAGAGCTTGGTGCCATCTTTGGCTCGAATTCAAAGCCGCTGGCTCAGATGTCTTGCTGTGACTGCAGGGTCCCATCTCTTTTGAGAGCGTCAGGACCTGAAAAGCCGGAGATCGGACTTGAACCGACGACCTACTGATTACGAATCAGTTGCTCTACCACTGAGCTACACCGGCAGCCCAGTGAAATTAGCATTCAGGCTTCGAAGCCTGAGACGCGCGGATGCCGCCTGACTCCCGTCCCCCACTGGATCCCGATCTCAGGGCTCGTCTGTTGCAGGAGGCTCGCACCCCCTGGCGTGGACTCAGGCGAGGACTCTGGTTGGCCTTTACTGCTTCTGCGGCCGTTGGCCTGGCCACGATGGCGATGCGTTCGGCCGGTGGAGAGGTGGTCCAGTCCTCTGACCTCCTGATTCAGGTTTCGGCGTTAGCCCTCTTCGGGCTTCTCCTCTGGCGCGACCGCTCCCCCAGCGTCGACGACTGACGCGTCGTCCTCAGTGTCTTGGGGTGCTTCGGCAGTGGTCTCTTCGGGGCCGGTTTCTTCGGAACAGGGCTCTTCGTGAACGACCGCTTCCTCCTCGGGCTCTGCGTCGGCGTCTGAGGCTTCCGCTTGCGGCACATCGACGTCTTCTGAGGCAAGGGCTTCAGCGTTGGCCTCGTGGCCCTCGTCGGTTTCCTCAACGACCTCCGCGTCCGCCTGCAAAGGCTCTGCAGCAGCTTCAGACGCTTCTGCGGCGACGGGCTCTGTCTCGGCAGGGGAGTCGGTCTGCTCGGGTTCAGGAGTGACAGCTTCGGCTTCCTCCTGTTGCTCTTGCGGTGTGGCCTTCGGTTCCGGCTCGACGGAAGCCGCAGGTTCGGCAAAGGCCAACGGCGCGAGAAGCAAGAGCGGAAGCCCAGCGTTCAGGCGCTGCTCAGCGGCCTGGATTTGAGTGAGGGGCAGGGTCTGATCTACCAGGCTGGAGGACCGGGTGAGCATCCAGAGGGACTGAATCACTTGGGCCCACTGCCATTGGATCAGCGCCAGCACCGGGATGCAGAGCAGCAGAACCACCAGCCTGGGGCTGCTGGAGAGGGGGGACCAGGCCCAGGCCATGCCGGCGTGGCTGTCGGCCCACCAGGTCAGGGGAAGCAGCAGTGCGGCGCCAAGGGCAATGACAACCTTCAGAGGCAGGGCGGTCTGAAGGGCACTCAGACGAAACTGCTCCGGGCGGCGACCCCGCAGGGGCACCTGCAGGATCAGCACAGACCAGAGGTCGGGAGGAAGGCGCCAGAAGAGGACCGCGCTTCCCAGGGCGCCGATCGCCCAGGTCAGTAAGCGTTCAAAGCCGGGGAAGGGACCCGGGTCTGCCCCTGCAAACAGCAGGAATAGCAGCAGGATTTCGAGCGGCAAGGCCGCGAGCCCCAGTAGCTGGAGCCACAGGAGCGGTTCGCGTCTTGCCGGATTCACGGTCAGTTGCTGAGGGTGCGTCGCTGAGTGACCAGTTTGAAGGATTCCACCCGGTCGCCCTCTTGCCAGTTGGCAAAACGATCACAGCCGATGCCGCATTCGAAGCCGGTGGCGACTTCTTTGACATCGTCCTTGCCGCGGCGCAGGGAGTCCAGGTCGCCCTCGAACACCTTTTCCTTGCCGCGCCAGACGCGGACCTTGCAGTTGCGCTGCAGTTTGCCGCTGGTGACGTAGCAACCCGCCACGGCGCTCTTGCCGATCGTGAAGACGGCCCGAACCTCGGTTTCGCCCAGGGGCTCTTCCACCAGTTCGGGTTCCAGCAGGCCTTCCATGGCCATCTGGATGTCCTCGAGCAGTTTGTAGATGACGTCGTAGTCACGCACATCCACGCCCGTGGCGTCAGCAGCACGCTTGGCGCCAGGCGCCATCGAGGTGTTGAAGCCGACGATGACAGCACCGGAGGCCGCTGCCAGGTCGACGTCGGTTTCGGTGACTTCACCCGGTGCAGAGAGCAGCACGCGGACCTGAACCTCCTCTTGAGGCAGTTGTTCCAGGGACCCGAGGATTGCCTCGACGGAACCCTGAACGTCGGCCTTGAGGATGAGGTTGAGTTCCTTGAGTTCGCCTTCGCTGGCCTGGCCCGACATGGAGGCCAGAGAGACCCGGCGGGAGGCCATCTGTTGGGCCAGACGGGTTGCGCGGGCTTCGGTGGCGCGGTCGCCGACCACCGCACGGGCCGTTTTTTCGTCGGTGTAGACCTCGAACTCGTCGCCCGCCGTCGGCACTTCGCTGAAGCCCAGGGCCTCAACGGCGTAGGAGGGGCCTGCTTCTTTGACGCGCTTGCCGTTGTCGTCGACCATGGCGCGCACCTTGCCCAGGATCGGACCAGCGGCCAGCACATCACCGGTGCGCAGGGTGCCGTTCTGGATCAGCAGGGTGGCCACAGGACCCTTCGCCTTGTCGAGGTGTGCCTCGATGACGGTGCCCCGGGCCATCCGGTCTGGGTTGGCCTGCAGGTCTTCCACTTCGGTGACCAGCAGGATCATCTCCAGCAGCTTCTCGATGTTCTCGCCCTTGATGGCGCTGACCGGCACCATCACGGTGTTGCCGCCCCAATCCTCAGCGACGAGTTCGTGGGAGGACAGCTCCTGTTTGACGCGATCCGGGGAGGCACCTTCTTTGTCGATCTTGTTGATCGCCACCACGATCGGCACCTTGGCGGCGCGGGCGTGGCTGATGGCTTCCAGGGTCTGGGGACGCACGCCGTCATCGGCGGCCACCACCAGCACGGCCACGTCAGTGACCTTGGTGCCACGGGCTCGCATGGCGGTGAAGGCTTCGTGGCCAGGGGTGTCCAGGAAGGTGATCTTCCGCTGCTCCCCGGCGTGGGGCACTTCGACTTGGTAGGCACCGATGTGCTGGGTGATGCCACCGGCTTCGCCAGCGGTGACCCGGGTTTTGCGGATCGAGTCCAGCAGGCTGGTCTTGCCGTGGTCCACGTGGCCCATGACCGTGACCACGGGCGGACGCCGGATCAGGTGAGCGAGATCGCTCTCTTCGATCATCTCGACGGTCTTGGCCGCCGCTTCCTCGACGTCGTCCTCGAGCACCGGAACGCCGAATTCCTGGGACACCGTCTCGATCGCTGAGAGATCGAGGGTTTGGGTCACCGTGGCGATGATGCCCTTGAAGAAGAGGCTCTTGATGATCTCGGAGCTCTCGACGCCCAGCTTGTCGGCCAGCTCCTGCACCGTGAGGTTGCCCTCCGGAACGATGAGCATTTCGGGCCGCTGTTGCTTGGCTTCCCGTGCGGCACGCAGCTCCATCGCGCGGCGGCGCTGACGCTGACGGGCGGTTTCCTTGCGGCGCTTGCGGGCCACAACGGTTGGCTTCGGCTGAGCGGAGCCAGCGCTGCGGGGTT encodes:
- a CDS encoding low-complexity tail membrane protein, with translation MNPARREPLLWLQLLGLAALPLEILLLFLLFAGADPGPFPGFERLLTWAIGALGSAVLFWRLPPDLWSVLILQVPLRGRRPEQFRLSALQTALPLKVVIALGAALLLPLTWWADSHAGMAWAWSPLSSSPRLVVLLLCIPVLALIQWQWAQVIQSLWMLTRSSSLVDQTLPLTQIQAAEQRLNAGLPLLLLAPLAFAEPAASVEPEPKATPQEQQEEAEAVTPEPEQTDSPAETEPVAAEASEAAAEPLQADAEVVEETDEGHEANAEALASEDVDVPQAEASDADAEPEEEAVVHEEPCSEETGPEETTAEAPQDTEDDASVVDAGGAVAPEEKPEEG
- a CDS encoding 16S rRNA (uracil(1498)-N(3))-methyltransferase — encoded protein: MNIVLLRPEDWIDEQRVLLNDERARHIRNLLKSSVGETLRLGLIGGACGQGLIESLDSSGVVLRAVLSEPPPKRHPFDLVLALPRPKMLRRILRQCAEFGISHLHLINSARVEKSYWQSPLLQASNVEAALLAGMERSRDTIAPQVHLHQRFRPFIEDELPGLCVGRLCLITEMGAEEPLAQHAGQPALVMIGPEGGFVPFEIELAQANGARPVHLGERTLSVDTALSATLAQGSAVFALSSGQSLGGIPL
- a CDS encoding DUF3493 domain-containing protein codes for the protein MPPDSRPPLDPDLRARLLQEARTPWRGLRRGLWLAFTASAAVGLATMAMRSAGGEVVQSSDLLIQVSALALFGLLLWRDRSPSVDD
- a CDS encoding cupin domain-containing protein; this translates as MTQDNLGPWDPERHSVAEIVAALDLQPHPEGGWYRETFRSALKVRRADGVQRDALTQILFLLGPGEISRWHRVNHADESWCCLAGDPLALLLVMDGQLQEHCLLPGSAETVVVPAGVWQAARASGRWSLMVCAVAPGFDFDDFQMLSELSEAEHPPAALVEYR
- a CDS encoding nucleoside deaminase, with the protein product MGQRHGGAIDRSTMQRLVDAARAEAEQGWSEGGIPIGAVLAQEDGTIVARGHNQRVQNGDPTSHGETQCIRNAGRRRDWRELTLVTTLSPCPMCAGTAVLLGFRRVVIGERKTFQGAETWLKEAGIEVTCLDDPRCEELMQTMQQQKPELWAEDIGC
- the alsS gene encoding acetolactate synthase AlsS, whose protein sequence is MTTSARHSHPHAPQTSNRRTPGRSVEPAPRSKALTGAQFLVKALEAHGVTHVFGIPGAKVDSVFTALLDSPIELVLCRHEQNAAFMAQAFGRLTGRIGVCLATSGPGVTNLVTGLATATTEGDPVLAIGGEVPLDDRFKQTHQSLDAIGLMQPVTRFAQSALSIHDLPEVLGNAIRAAEQGRPGAAFLGLPKDVGLAEIEADPSAGWGEPILQGPCHPQALSRAAELMATLERPLLLLGMQASDPDLSEALQAYVRRSGLPYCATFQGPGRWVAPEQYVGRLGLFRNQPADALLSAADGVICLGFDPVEYDPSLWNSDQSRTLINVDVKAADQDQAFLPQVELIGDLQQTLIAMATLPPLTIAPDFRQQQQALAAELRATAAEGASMGGAAPVHPLRLVHEISSVITKDTTLCLDVGSHYIWMNRYAQAERARQVLVSNGQQTLGVALPWAIAAGMVRPGCPVVSVSGDGGFLFTATELETAVRMGSRFVHVIWNSHSYNMVEFQEQAHYGRVSGIQLGDYDVVKFAEAFGAKGYSIQNAEDLGPVLREALQQPVPVLINVPVDYSENIRLMQNVHQQFIH
- the budA gene encoding acetolactate decarboxylase, whose amino-acid sequence is MSTQHASGHHLNVSVGDGLWDALHALAERTGDSVSHLVRRSLAETLDLDHHTIYQVSTSGALVQGVYQGCVRVADIKRHGDFGLGTFDGLDGEGIMLDGTCWQARSDGSVHVAPDTALAPFWATTFFAADTTTTLPSVSSWDDLTTQLDGLRRSDNLFCAIRITGTFERIHYRVACKSAHGTDLVSATSHQAEFSQSGLRGSLVGFWTPSYARTINVPGYHLHLLSDDHNHGGHILDVQAKDLTVQVHMDNHVHLALPETPAFLEADLQGDPAEALARAESKHS